A part of Anaerotignum faecicola genomic DNA contains:
- a CDS encoding DUF6110 family protein encodes MLKKCLDCVKNIKLDKVAVFAGGVLFGTAGLKVLGSKDAKKVYTQGTAAVLRAKDCVMKTTNVVQENAEDILAEAKQINEKRYEKENSVEEAEEAEETTEATEA; translated from the coding sequence ATGCTTAAAAAATGTCTGGATTGTGTAAAAAATATTAAGTTGGATAAGGTTGCTGTTTTTGCAGGTGGTGTGCTGTTCGGTACAGCAGGGCTGAAGGTTCTGGGCAGCAAGGATGCGAAGAAGGTTTACACACAGGGTACTGCTGCAGTGCTGCGTGCAAAGGATTGCGTGATGAAAACAACAAATGTTGTACAGGAAAACGCAGAGGATATTTTGGCTGAAGCAAAGCAGATCAACGAGAAACGCTACGAAAAGGAGAACTCCGTAGAGGAAGCAGAAGAAGCTGAAGAAACAACAGAAGCAACAGAAGCATAA
- a CDS encoding DUF362 domain-containing protein, with protein sequence MAHKIGPECIGCGACAGGCPTGCIHEDGGVYVINAAECIDCGTCAGNCPTGAIKAE encoded by the coding sequence ATGGCTCATAAAATCGGTCCCGAATGCATCGGTTGTGGCGCTTGCGCAGGCGGCTGCCCTACAGGTTGCATCCATGAAGACGGCGGTGTTTACGTTATCAACGCTGCTGAATGCATCGACTGCGGTACTTGTGCAGGCAACTGTCCCACAGGCGCAATCAAAGCTGAATAA
- the rpmG gene encoding 50S ribosomal protein L33, which produces MRTRITLACTECKQRNYSTTKDKKVMPDRMEIKKYCKFCKSHTLHKETK; this is translated from the coding sequence TTGAGAACAAGAATTACCTTGGCTTGCACAGAGTGCAAACAGAGAAACTACAGCACAACAAAGGACAAAAAAGTTATGCCTGACAGAATGGAAATCAAAAAGTATTGTAAATTCTGCAAATCTCACACACTGCACAAAGAAACAAAATAA
- a CDS encoding metal ABC transporter ATP-binding protein, producing the protein MSNHNSCGLCSIEMKNISVTSGEDILLDNINLTFHCGELTALIGKNGAGKTTLLRTLLGERHYKGSISFTDHHGVVLPMPRIGYVPQHLDFDKSMPISVSDFIAAAKGGSPVWFGKQKKMQAHIREILEDMECGYLAERRLGALSGGELQRVLLALATDPVPDLLVLDEPVSGVDMAGLDLFYKRVTELRDKQHMAILLVSHDLGLIRKYADRVVLLDKTVVAQGDANKVFATDAFREAFGFSFEEVAK; encoded by the coding sequence ATGAGCAACCATAACAGCTGCGGACTTTGCAGCATTGAAATGAAAAATATCAGCGTGACGAGCGGCGAGGATATATTGCTTGACAACATCAATCTGACGTTTCACTGTGGTGAGCTGACAGCCCTAATCGGGAAAAACGGCGCAGGGAAAACCACGCTGCTGCGTACCCTTTTGGGAGAACGGCACTATAAAGGGAGCATTTCCTTTACAGACCACCATGGTGTTGTGCTGCCGATGCCGCGGATTGGCTATGTGCCGCAGCATTTGGATTTTGACAAGAGTATGCCCATTTCCGTTTCGGATTTTATTGCAGCGGCGAAGGGCGGCAGTCCTGTCTGGTTTGGCAAGCAGAAAAAAATGCAGGCGCATATCCGAGAGATTCTGGAGGACATGGAATGTGGGTATTTGGCGGAGCGCAGACTGGGGGCACTGAGCGGCGGTGAACTGCAGCGGGTGCTTCTGGCACTGGCAACCGATCCGGTTCCTGATTTACTGGTTTTGGACGAGCCTGTTTCCGGTGTGGATATGGCAGGGCTTGACCTGTTTTACAAAAGAGTGACAGAGCTGAGGGATAAGCAGCACATGGCAATCCTTCTGGTTTCGCATGACTTGGGATTGATTCGCAAATATGCCGACCGTGTGGTGCTGCTGGATAAAACCGTTGTGGCACAGGGCGATGCGAACAAGGTTTTTGCAACAGACGCATTTCGGGAGGCGTTTGGGTTTTCCTTTGAGGAGGTGGCGAAGTGA
- a CDS encoding gamma carbonic anhydrase family protein — translation MIRKYKNLIPKVPASCFIFPTAEIIGSVELGEDVIVYPGTVVRAGYGKITIGNKTNLQENVTFHVETGYDIHIGAGVTIGHNAIIHGCTIHDNVLVGMGAIIQEGAVIEENCFIGAGAIVKRGMRIPKGHMAYGIPCRIVRPITQAEYDEIRISTQEYQEYKAEYERQEQENDSLL, via the coding sequence ATGATTCGTAAATATAAAAACCTGATTCCCAAAGTCCCCGCAAGCTGTTTCATTTTCCCTACCGCAGAAATCATCGGCAGTGTGGAGCTGGGCGAGGATGTCATTGTCTATCCCGGTACGGTTGTGCGTGCAGGCTATGGAAAAATCACCATTGGCAACAAAACAAATTTACAGGAAAACGTCACCTTCCATGTAGAAACGGGTTACGATATCCATATCGGCGCAGGTGTCACCATCGGGCATAACGCCATTATCCATGGCTGCACCATTCATGATAACGTCCTCGTCGGCATGGGCGCAATCATTCAAGAGGGCGCAGTCATCGAGGAGAACTGCTTCATCGGCGCAGGCGCAATCGTCAAACGCGGTATGCGCATCCCCAAGGGGCACATGGCGTATGGCATCCCCTGTCGCATCGTCCGCCCCATCACGCAGGCGGAATATGATGAAATCCGCATTTCCACGCAGGAATATCAGGAATATAAGGCAGAATACGAAAGACAGGAGCAGGAAAATGACAGCCTTCTGTAA
- the rplK gene encoding 50S ribosomal protein L11, protein MAKKVTGYIKLQIPAAKATPAPPVGPALGQHGVNIMGFCKEFNEKTASQAGLIIPVVITVYQDRSYSFVTKTPPAAVLLKKAAGIEAASGTPNKTKVAKLPKAKVMEIAEMKMPDLNAANVEAAYSMICGTARSMGIVVEE, encoded by the coding sequence ATGGCAAAGAAAGTAACAGGTTATATTAAATTACAGATCCCCGCAGCGAAGGCAACACCCGCTCCTCCTGTTGGTCCCGCACTGGGTCAGCATGGTGTGAACATCATGGGCTTCTGCAAGGAATTCAATGAAAAAACAGCATCTCAGGCTGGTCTGATCATCCCTGTAGTTATTACAGTATATCAGGACAGAAGCTATTCTTTCGTTACAAAAACACCCCCCGCAGCAGTTCTGCTGAAAAAGGCAGCCGGCATTGAAGCAGCTTCCGGCACACCTAACAAAACAAAGGTTGCAAAACTGCCCAAGGCAAAAGTAATGGAAATCGCTGAAATGAAAATGCCCGACCTGAACGCAGCTAACGTTGAAGCAGCTTACAGCATGATCTGTGGCACAGCTAGAAGCATGGGTATCGTTGTTGAAGAATAA
- a CDS encoding Fur family transcriptional regulator, protein MRQFTKIEKEAPIDFENFRIHMQREMILRKLKEGGYRITKQRIAVIDIILENDCGSCKEILYKTSKINKKIGTATVYRTLNMLEEIGAINRRNLYKFSEMTEPAEGRVITVMLEDGGKLHLDAAEWNRVLQTGLRDCGYLKDERVLSVKNVYKTDAI, encoded by the coding sequence GTGAGACAGTTTACAAAAATCGAAAAGGAAGCGCCAATAGATTTTGAAAATTTTCGTATTCACATGCAGAGAGAGATGATTTTACGAAAGCTGAAGGAAGGCGGCTACCGCATCACAAAGCAGCGTATTGCGGTGATTGATATTATTCTGGAAAATGATTGCGGCAGCTGCAAGGAAATCTTATATAAAACCTCGAAAATCAACAAGAAAATCGGCACGGCAACGGTATACCGCACGCTGAATATGCTGGAGGAAATCGGTGCCATCAACCGCAGAAATCTCTATAAATTTTCGGAAATGACAGAGCCTGCGGAGGGCAGAGTCATAACTGTGATGCTGGAGGATGGTGGAAAGCTGCATTTGGATGCGGCAGAGTGGAACAGGGTGTTGCAGACGGGTCTGCGAGACTGTGGTTACCTGAAAGACGAAAGGGTGCTTTCTGTAAAAAATGTCTACAAAACAGATGCAATTTGA
- a CDS encoding TIGR03905 family TSCPD domain-containing protein, whose translation MHVKYNTKGTCAVRIEFDVEDGVVKNVAFLGGCDGNHKGIAALVEGQKPEEVAKKLKGITCGRRTTSCPDQLALALEDFMKNQ comes from the coding sequence ATGCATGTAAAATATAACACAAAGGGCACCTGCGCGGTTCGCATTGAATTTGATGTGGAGGACGGCGTAGTGAAAAACGTTGCATTTTTAGGCGGCTGTGATGGCAACCACAAGGGCATTGCGGCACTTGTAGAGGGACAGAAGCCTGAGGAGGTGGCAAAGAAGCTGAAGGGCATTACCTGCGGCAGAAGAACCACAAGCTGCCCCGACCAGCTGGCGCTGGCACTGGAGGATTTTATGAAAAATCAGTAA
- the nusG gene encoding transcription termination/antitermination protein NusG, with the protein MISDEARWYVVHTYSGYENKVKANIEKTVENRGMQDQIFEVSVPLQDVVEMKDGRKKTVQRKVFPGYVLLNMIMNDETWYVVRNTRGVTSFVGPGSKPVPLTDAEVRAMGIGGEVENLDVEVGDTVRVATGPFAESVGQIQEINANKKTLVVSLSIFGRETPVELDFAQIDKL; encoded by the coding sequence ATGATTTCCGATGAGGCAAGATGGTATGTTGTGCATACCTACAGCGGCTACGAAAACAAGGTTAAGGCCAACATCGAAAAGACAGTGGAAAACAGAGGGATGCAGGATCAGATTTTCGAGGTCAGCGTACCCCTGCAGGACGTTGTTGAGATGAAGGATGGCCGTAAGAAAACCGTACAGCGTAAAGTTTTCCCCGGTTATGTACTGCTGAATATGATCATGAATGACGAGACATGGTATGTCGTTCGTAACACAAGAGGCGTAACAAGCTTCGTTGGTCCGGGCTCCAAACCCGTGCCCCTGACAGACGCGGAAGTGCGTGCAATGGGCATCGGCGGCGAGGTGGAAAATCTGGATGTAGAAGTTGGCGACACTGTTCGCGTTGCTACAGGTCCTTTTGCGGAATCTGTTGGCCAGATCCAGGAGATCAATGCCAATAAGAAGACATTGGTCGTAAGTCTTTCCATCTTTGGCAGAGAGACACCGGTAGAGCTTGATTTCGCTCAGATTGATAAGCTGTAA
- a CDS encoding metal ABC transporter permease, protein MQLLTIFPMLQYDFMRHAFLAAVLIAPLFALLGTMAVNNKMAFFSDALGHSAFTGIGLGVLLGMQEPLLAMLAFGIFLGLVITKVKSANMVSSDTVISVFSSAAMALGIVILSARGGFAKYSSYLIGDILTVGRKDLWTIGIVLVAAYVLWALLYNQLLLLSVNRSLAASRGVRVMLVENIFVIMVAVAVMVSIRWVGILMINSLLILPAAAARNITSSAGSYHWTATVFGLLSSVVGLWVSYSCGTSAGATMVLTAAVLFFLTYLIGKSRK, encoded by the coding sequence ATGCAGCTTTTGACGATATTTCCGATGCTTCAATATGACTTTATGAGGCACGCCTTTCTGGCGGCGGTCTTGATTGCGCCGCTGTTTGCTCTGCTTGGGACGATGGCGGTTAACAACAAAATGGCGTTTTTCTCGGATGCACTGGGGCATAGTGCCTTTACGGGCATAGGGCTTGGGGTTTTGCTGGGGATGCAGGAGCCTCTGCTTGCGATGCTTGCCTTCGGGATTTTCCTTGGTCTGGTGATTACAAAGGTGAAATCCGCAAATATGGTTTCCTCGGATACGGTCATCAGTGTATTTTCCTCAGCGGCAATGGCGTTGGGGATTGTGATTCTTTCCGCCAGAGGCGGCTTCGCAAAATATTCCTCCTATTTGATTGGGGATATTCTGACGGTCGGGCGGAAGGATTTATGGACGATAGGGATTGTGCTTGTTGCGGCGTATGTGCTGTGGGCATTGCTGTATAATCAGCTGCTGCTGCTGAGTGTGAACCGCTCTCTGGCGGCAAGCCGCGGTGTGCGCGTGATGCTGGTGGAAAATATATTTGTGATAATGGTTGCGGTTGCGGTTATGGTTTCCATCCGCTGGGTGGGGATACTGATGATTAACTCGCTTCTGATTCTGCCGGCGGCGGCAGCAAGAAATATTACTTCCTCTGCCGGAAGCTATCATTGGACTGCGACTGTGTTTGGCTTGCTTTCTTCCGTTGTGGGCTTATGGGTTTCCTATTCCTGCGGCACCTCTGCGGGGGCAACGATGGTGCTGACTGCGGCGGTACTGTTCTTTCTTACCTATCTGATTGGGAAAAGCCGAAAATAA
- a CDS encoding heavy-metal-associated domain-containing protein, with product MSIFLYVEKQERKRGIFMLLNSIVAVVIIVIAIFTVKKYKMSMKYGCCGSADSGEGRRVEVADKNPEDYPYTAVLDIKGMTCENCVRYVENALNEQGDIWAVADLKRNSAFVRMKKEYTDDQFKMILRPTGYTLVGVRDRNKNK from the coding sequence TTGTCCATCTTTTTGTATGTGGAAAAGCAGGAGAGAAAGAGAGGGATTTTTATGCTGCTTAACAGTATCGTGGCAGTTGTGATTATTGTGATTGCGATTTTTACGGTGAAAAAATATAAAATGAGTATGAAATACGGCTGCTGTGGCTCTGCGGACAGCGGAGAGGGCAGAAGGGTTGAGGTAGCGGACAAGAATCCGGAGGATTACCCCTATACTGCCGTTCTGGATATCAAGGGGATGACCTGCGAAAACTGCGTGCGGTATGTGGAAAATGCACTGAATGAGCAGGGAGACATTTGGGCCGTGGCAGATTTGAAAAGAAATTCCGCTTTTGTGCGGATGAAAAAGGAATATACCGATGATCAGTTTAAAATGATTTTGCGCCCAACGGGGTATACATTGGTGGGCGTAAGAGACAGAAACAAGAATAAATAG
- a CDS encoding metal ABC transporter substrate-binding protein: MKKKGIVLFLLSALLFTACGTEKNKTEETDKLTVVTSFYPVYLLAQEIVQGAEGIRLENMAQPQTGCLHDYELSISDMKLLETADIFIINGGGMESFLEQALERYPELTVVDTSEGIALLEEEEHHHHDEEEEAEAHEHEQEHEHEGNSHIWLSPARAAQQAENIAAALSEMDQADAAVFAENAARFKAETDALLQEAAQLNLPEGTEAEVFHEGFAYFAELFGMEIASGIFVDEYQVPSAKELTEAADEAREHKIQFFLTAADDGRIYAETLAQETGETITLLDPLTTAAEGNPSYTERMRRNIQAVAQHWKEAAT, from the coding sequence ATGAAAAAAAAGGGAATTGTGCTGTTTTTGCTGTCAGCCTTGCTTTTTACGGCATGCGGCACGGAAAAAAATAAAACCGAAGAAACAGATAAATTGACGGTCGTGACTAGCTTTTACCCTGTTTATTTGCTGGCGCAGGAGATTGTGCAGGGAGCAGAGGGAATCAGATTGGAAAACATGGCACAGCCGCAGACGGGCTGTCTGCATGATTATGAATTATCCATTTCGGATATGAAGCTGTTGGAAACGGCGGATATATTCATCATCAACGGCGGCGGCATGGAAAGCTTTCTGGAGCAGGCGCTGGAACGATATCCCGAACTGACGGTGGTAGATACCTCCGAGGGGATTGCTTTGTTAGAGGAAGAAGAACATCATCACCATGATGAGGAGGAAGAAGCGGAAGCGCATGAACACGAGCAGGAGCATGAACATGAGGGCAATTCCCACATTTGGCTTTCCCCTGCAAGGGCGGCGCAGCAGGCAGAAAACATTGCGGCGGCATTAAGCGAGATGGATCAGGCGGACGCGGCTGTTTTTGCGGAAAATGCGGCGAGGTTCAAGGCGGAAACGGATGCGCTTTTGCAGGAGGCGGCGCAGCTGAATTTGCCGGAAGGCACGGAAGCAGAGGTATTCCATGAGGGCTTTGCATACTTTGCGGAGCTGTTTGGGATGGAAATTGCAAGCGGTATTTTTGTGGACGAATATCAAGTGCCTTCTGCGAAGGAGCTGACCGAAGCGGCGGACGAGGCGAGGGAACATAAGATACAATTCTTTCTGACGGCGGCAGATGACGGCAGGATTTATGCCGAAACACTGGCGCAGGAAACGGGCGAAACGATTACGCTCTTAGACCCACTGACAACGGCGGCAGAAGGAAACCCCTCTTATACTGAGCGAATGAGAAGAAATATACAGGCTGTTGCACAGCATTGGAAGGAGGCGGCGACATGA
- the secE gene encoding preprotein translocase subunit SecE, which produces MEEKNITNQTNEVKQTKPAPQAKAKKKDNDKDTFADYKAEFKKIVWPTRIEVVKKTATVIVTSFIIGVIIFCMDTVFTAGYSAIIGLLG; this is translated from the coding sequence TTGGAAGAAAAAAACATCACAAACCAAACGAACGAAGTGAAGCAAACAAAGCCAGCTCCTCAGGCAAAAGCAAAAAAGAAAGACAATGACAAAGATACTTTTGCGGATTACAAAGCAGAGTTCAAAAAGATCGTGTGGCCTACACGCATTGAAGTTGTGAAGAAAACAGCAACTGTTATTGTCACATCCTTTATCATTGGCGTTATTATTTTCTGCATGGACACGGTGTTTACAGCCGGCTACAGTGCAATCATCGGTCTTTTAGGTTAA
- the rplJ gene encoding 50S ribosomal protein L10, protein MAKVEQKQVVVNEIKEKLEKAASVVMVDARGLTVEQDTALRKQLRDAGVDYKVYKNTMMHFAIQGTEFEGLDEYLAGPSAFAFSYEDATAGASILNKVAKDVKELEFKAGVVEGVVYDAEGMKKIADIPSREVLLSKLLGSFKSPLSSFARVIDQIAKKDAAAE, encoded by the coding sequence ATGGCAAAAGTTGAACAGAAACAGGTAGTTGTAAACGAAATCAAAGAAAAGCTGGAAAAGGCAGCATCCGTAGTTATGGTTGATGCAAGAGGCTTGACTGTAGAACAGGACACAGCACTGAGAAAACAGCTCAGAGATGCAGGTGTTGATTATAAAGTTTACAAAAATACAATGATGCATTTTGCAATCCAGGGCACAGAATTTGAAGGCCTGGATGAATATCTGGCAGGTCCCAGCGCATTCGCATTCTCTTATGAAGATGCAACAGCAGGCGCAAGCATCCTGAACAAGGTAGCAAAGGATGTAAAAGAGCTGGAATTCAAAGCAGGTGTGGTTGAAGGCGTTGTTTATGACGCAGAAGGCATGAAGAAGATTGCAGATATCCCTTCCAGAGAGGTTCTGCTCTCCAAACTGCTGGGCAGCTTCAAATCCCCCCTGTCCTCTTTCGCACGCGTTATCGATCAGATCGCAAAGAAAGACGCAGCAGCGGAATAA
- the rplA gene encoding 50S ribosomal protein L1 — MKRGKKYSEAAKLVDSTMLYDAADAIDLVQKTSTTKFDATVEAHIRLGVDSRHADQQVRGAVVLPHGTGKTVRVLVFAKGAKAEEALAAGADFVGAEDLIPKIQNENWFGFDVAVATPDMMGVVGRLGRVLGPKGLMPNPKAGTVTMDVTKAINDIKAGKIEYRLDKTNIIHVPVGKVSFGSEKLAENFQTLMSAIIKAKPQAAKGQYMKSVVLTTTMGPGVKVNPAKISE, encoded by the coding sequence GTGAAAAGAGGTAAAAAATATAGCGAGGCAGCTAAGCTCGTAGATAGCACAATGCTGTATGATGCAGCAGATGCAATCGATCTGGTACAGAAAACATCTACTACAAAATTTGACGCTACAGTAGAAGCACATATTCGTTTGGGTGTTGACAGCAGACATGCTGATCAGCAGGTTCGTGGTGCCGTAGTTCTTCCTCACGGTACAGGTAAAACAGTTCGTGTATTGGTATTCGCAAAGGGTGCAAAGGCTGAAGAAGCACTTGCAGCAGGTGCGGATTTCGTAGGCGCAGAGGATCTGATTCCTAAGATTCAGAATGAAAACTGGTTCGGTTTCGACGTTGCAGTAGCAACTCCCGATATGATGGGCGTTGTTGGCCGTCTGGGTCGTGTGCTGGGTCCTAAAGGCCTGATGCCCAACCCCAAGGCAGGCACAGTAACCATGGATGTTACAAAAGCAATCAATGACATCAAAGCAGGTAAGATCGAATACCGTCTGGATAAGACAAACATCATTCATGTGCCTGTAGGCAAGGTATCTTTCGGTTCCGAAAAACTGGCAGAAAACTTCCAGACTCTGATGAGTGCAATTATAAAAGCAAAACCCCAGGCTGCAAAGGGTCAGTACATGAAGAGCGTTGTACTGACAACCACAATGGGCCCCGGCGTAAAAGTAAACCCTGCAAAAATTTCCGAATAA
- the rplL gene encoding 50S ribosomal protein L7/L12 yields MTIEEIIAAVKELTVLELNDLVKAAEEEFGVSAAAGVAVVAGPAAGDAAAEKTEFDVELTEVGSEKIKVIKVVREVTGLGLKEAKEAVDNAPKVLKEQASKEDAEAIKAKLEEVGAKVTLK; encoded by the coding sequence CTGACAATCGAAGAAATCATCGCAGCAGTAAAAGAACTGACAGTACTGGAACTGAATGATCTGGTAAAAGCAGCAGAAGAAGAATTCGGCGTATCCGCAGCAGCAGGCGTAGCAGTAGTAGCTGGCCCCGCAGCAGGCGATGCAGCAGCTGAAAAGACAGAATTTGACGTTGAACTGACAGAAGTTGGTTCCGAAAAGATTAAAGTAATCAAGGTTGTTCGTGAAGTAACAGGTCTGGGTCTGAAAGAAGCTAAGGAAGCTGTAGACAACGCTCCCAAGGTTCTGAAAGAACAGGCTTCCAAAGAAGATGCAGAAGCAATCAAGGCTAAACTGGAAGAAGTTGGCGCTAAAGTAACACTGAAGTAA